The segment GGTCGCAGCGCATGGTCGCCATCATCGCGCCGCGACGGCTGCCCGCCGACATGATGGTGCGGCACATCGCGTCCCAGACATCCATGAACGACAGGGGGCCCGAGGCATCGGCGGCCACCCCCTTCACTTCCGCCCCGCGCGGCCGAATGGTCGAGAAGTCGTAGCCTATGCCGCCGCCCTGCTGCATGGTCAGCGCGGCCTCCTTCAGCATCTGGAAGATGCCCGCCATGTTGTCGGGAATCGTGCCCATCACGAAGCAGTTGAACAGGGTCACCGCCCGGCCGGTGCCGGCACCCGCGGTAATGCGCCCGGCGGGCAGGAACTTGAAATCCTCCAGCGCACGATAGAAGCGGTCTTCCCACAAGACCGGATCGGCCTCGCTCACCGCCAGCGCACGGGCGATGCGCCGCCAACTGTCCTCGACCGACCCGTCGACCGGCGCGCCCGTCTCGTCCTTCAGCCGATACTTCATGTCCCAGATCTGCTCGGCGATGGGGGTTGCAAAACGCGTCATGGGGGCGAACCTTCGGGCTGGGGGCTGGGACGGGCAGGCAAGGATAGACCCCGCTGCCCGGGGCGGCAACACAAAAGCTTGCCTTGCCTTGCCGCGCGGGCCCCTTATGTTGAGCGGTCTGTGCAGGAGAACACCGTGGCCGATCATGTCAATCTGCTGAAGCTCTGCGTCGGTGCCGACCGGGTCGAAGACCTGATCGCCTGGCAGACCAGCCGCGACTGGCCGGGGGGCACGCCGGTGCATGTGACCCGGATGTGGCCGAAACGCGAGGCCGAACTTCTGAACGGCGGCTCGCTCTACTGGGTTTTCAAGGGGGTGATCCTGGCCCGCCAGAGGATCGTCGCGCTGGAGGAAGTGACCGGCGACGACGGCATCCGCCGCTGCGCCATCGCGCTGGACGCAGCGGTGATCCGCACCGAAGGCGCCGCCCGGCGGCCGTTCCAGGGCTGGCGCTACCTCGACCCCGCCGAATCGCCGCGCGACCTGCCGCAGGGCCGCGCCCGGGAAGAGCCGCTGCCCCCGGCGCTGGCGCAGGCGCTGGCCGAAATCGGGTTGCGATGAGCGGGTCACACGATTTTTCTACGAAAAATCCGGCACACTCCCGGCGGCGCAAGGGGGATTTTTCGTAGAAAAATCGCGTCCCGGCCTACAGCCCCGCTGGCACCGCCACCCCGATCCGCCCCGCCAGACCAGCCAGAACGGCGCGGTTCCCCGCCTCCCAGTCGGCGCTGCGTGAGGCGAACAGCACCGCCTGGCTCTGGTGCACCAGCCCGTCCGACAGCACCTTCAGGTGGTTGGCGCGCAGCGTCTCGCCCGACGAGGTGATGTCGGCAATCGCCTCGGCCGTCAGGTTCTTCACCGTGCCCTCGGTGGCCCCCTGGCTGTCAACCAACTGATAGTCGGCCACGCCGTTCGCTGTCAGGAATTCGCGCACCAGCCGGTGATACTTGGTGGCGATCCGCAGCCGGTGGCCATGCGCCGCACGAAACGCCGCCGCCGCCGCGTCGAGGTCGTCGAGCGTGTCGACATCGATCCAGCAGGCGGGCACCGCGATGATCAGGTCGGCATGGCCAAACCCCAACGGCGCCAGTTCGGCCACCTGCGCGGGCCAGTCGGCCAGCTTGTCGCGCACGAGGTCGGACCCGGTGACCCCGAGGTGAACCCGCCCCGCCGCCAGTTCGCGCGGAATCTCGCCCGCCGACAGCAGCACCAGATCGACACCGCCGATGCCTTCCACCGCGCCGGAATACTCCCGTTCCGCCCCGGCCTGCCGCATGGTGATGCCGCGCGCGCCGAACCATTCAAACGTCTTTTCCATCAGCCGCCCCTTGGACGGCACCCCGATCTTCAGCCCCATGCCGCACCGCCCTTCAGCCCGGCGACCAGTGCGGGCCGGATCACCCCGCCCACCGCCGGGATCGACCGGCCCTGCCCCAGAACCGCCGTCAGCGCATCGTAGCGCCCGCCCGAGGCGACCGGCGGCAGCGTGGCGTCGGCGGCGTGGAAGCTGAACACGAAGCCATCGTAGTATTCCAGCGTGCTGCGGCCGTGGCTCGCCTCGAACGGCAGCGCATCCACGTCGATGCCGCGCGCGCGCAGCGCGTCCAGCCGCCGGGCGAAACCATCGACGGCGGCGGCGATGGCAGGCATCCGTGCCCCGATCCGGCGCAGTTCGTCCAGCGCCGCCGTGGCCGGGCCGCCCAGCACCAGCAGTTCGTCAAGGCTCGCGGCCTCGGCTTCGCTGATCGGGTCGGCCTGCGCATCCTCGATCAGCGCGGCGGCGCGGGCGGCGATGTCTTCCGCCGCGCGGAGCCCGATCATTGCCCCCGCCGCCCGCATCAGTGCCTCTGGCGTGTTGGCGGCCAGCCGTTCCAGCAACTGCACCCGCGCCTGCGGCAGCGGCACCCGCCCGGCAAAACGGTCCAGCAGCGCCCGGAACCGGCGCGGCCGCCAGATGTGGCGCAAGAGCGCGGCCTTGCGGCGCGGCGGCGTCGCCAGCCCCCGCACCGCCGCCATCAGGATGCCGATGTCGCCCGTCGCGGCGCGCAGGCCCAGGGGTGCGAGCAGCGTGGCAAACAGCGCGAAGACCTCGGCATCCGCCGCCTCGGGCGCGGTCCGGTCGAACACCTCGAACCCGACCTGAAGATATTCGCTGGCGCGCGGGCCCAGATGATCCTGCTTGCGGAACACCTCGCCCCGGTAGGTGTAGCGGGCCGGCTCGGCCCCGTGTGCCATGTGGGCCTGCACCACCGGCACGGTGAAATCGGGGCGCAGCATCATCTCGCCGCGCAGCGGGTCTTGCGTGACATAGGCGCGCGCGCGGATATCCTCGCCGTAGAGGTCGAGCAGGGTTTCGGCGGGCAGCAGGATATCGGCCTCGACCGGCACCGCGCCCGCCGCCTGAAACGCGGCAAACAGCGCCTCAGCCTCGGCCCGGATGGCGGATTTCGGTATGGTTGCGATCATTTGCCGTCCCCCGTGCGGCACGCACGGGGAACCCCCAGCCGGCGTGCCGGTCGCGCCCCGTGCTGCAGTGCGGGAAGCCGGTTCATCGCGCGAGCATCGCCTGCACGGCGGCCACCAGCCCGTCACGCGGCACCTCGATCTGCGCCGGGCGGTCCTTCCATTCCTCCAGCGTGGCGCTTTGCGCGATCTGCGCGCCCAGCACCAGATCCTTCAGGATCACCACGCCGCGCGCCGCCTCGTCGCCGCCCTGGATCACCGCGATGGGGCTTTTGCGTTTATCGGCGTATTTCAACTGGTTGCCGAATTGCTTGGGGTTGCCGAGGTAGACCTCGGCCCGGATGCCCGCCGCGCGCAACTCGCCCACCATCGCCATGTAGTCGGCCATCCGGTCACGGTCCATCACCGTCACCACCACCGGCCCCGCCGCATCGGTCCCCGCCCGCCCCTTGGCGCGCAGCGCCGCCAGCAGCCGGTCCACCCCGATGGAAACGCCGGTCGCAGGCACCTTCTGCCCGGTGAACCGCTCCACCAGCCCATCATACCGCCCGCCGCCGGCCACCGAGCCGAACTGGCGCTTGCGGCCTTTCTCGTCGAGGATCTCGAAGGTCAGTTCCGCCTCATAGACCGGGCCGGTGTAGTAGCCGAGGCCGCGGACGATGCCGGGGTCGATGACGATGCGGTCAGGACCGTAGCCTTGGGCGGCGAGGAGGGAAGCGATGGTTTCGAGTTCATGGACCCCTTCCATTCCAGTGGGTGAATTCTTCACAACGGCGGACAGAAAATTCAATGCAAATGCATTGGCCCGTGCGCCTCCCGCAAAAGCGATGGGTTGGCCGGTTTGCATCAGACGGTTTGCGGTCATACGAGAGCTATCGCTGAACATCATGTTGCCAGCATTAAGGAAGCCCACTACGACTGCAATTTGATCGTTGGCCAAACCAGCGCCATTGGTGAAGTCTCCACTTTCATCTTGTCGCCCCGCACCCAAGAGTGCCTGCACTCCAACCAGTCCAAGGCGGTCGATCTTGTCTATAGCACGCAACACGATACCGCGTTCATGAGCGAATTTATCTGGATCTGATGGATCCAATACCCCTGCGACTTCCATCACCCCGTTCAGCACCTTGCGGCTGTTGATCTTGATCACATAGTCGCCGCGCTCGATCCCGACGGCCTCCAGAGCATCCGCAAGCATCATGCATATCTCGGCATCCGCCGCCACGCTCGCCGACCCCACCGTATCAGCATCACACTGATAGAACTGGCGGAACCGCCCCGGACCCGGCTTCTCGTTGCGCCACACCGGGCCCATCGCGAAGCGGCGATAGGGGCTGGGCAGGTCGTTGCGGTATTGGGCTGCGACGCGGGCGAGGGGGGCGGTCAAGTCGTAGCGCAGCGCCAGCCAGTCCTTGTCCTCGTCCTGCCAGGCGAAGACGCCCTCGTTCGGGCGGTCGACGTCGGGGAGGAACTTGCCCAGCGCCTCGACCGTTTCCACCGCGCTGGTTTCCAGCGGGTCGAAGCCGTAGCGGTGATAGACCTCGGCGATGCGGTCCAGCATCGCCTTGCGCTCGGTCACCTCGGCGCCGAAATAGTCGCGGAAGCCCTTGGGCGTTTCCGCCTTCGGGCGGCGGGGGGATTTGTCCCTGGACATGCGCGCAACCCTTCGCTGATCGTCGGGCCGCGTGTAGCGGATGGGGCGCGGGGCCACAAGCCGGCGACGGGGACGCAGGTTTCGGATGCACGATGGCGTCGCATGGTTTATGGAACGCGGCAACACGGACAGGGGGCCGCCATGACCGGGATAGACACCGAAGAACGGATCGCACACCTGACCCGCGCGGTCGAAGACCTGTCCGACATGGTGACCCGCCAGGGCCGCGAGATCGAGCGGCTCGGCCGCCGCGTCGGGCTGCTGCTGGAACGCGAGGCCGAGCGCGAGGCCGACAGCGGCAGCGCGCCGCTGGCCGACCAGAAGCCGCCGCACTGGTAGCAGCGCGCTGTGCCCCGGCGACTGAGGGGTATTTGGGCCAAGAAGAAACCCGAAGGGTTCAGATTTCCTCGACCATCACCACGCCGGTCATCGCCTTGATCGCGCCCTTGATCTGCGGCGTCACCGGATAGTCGCGCGGCAGCGTCAGGTCGATCTCCTGCCCCGTCGCGGGGTCGGGCACGCAGAGGATGATCTGTCCGCGCGCCGCCGCCCGGCCCTTGCCGCCCTCGGCCAGCACGCGGGCGAACAGCGCCGCGACCGAGGCCGCCGCCTCGCCCCGGTTCAGGTGGATGCGCAGGCTGGTGGCCCCCGCCTCTGCCGCCACCGCATCAATCGGCTGGGCGGCGCGGGCCAGCAGCTTCAGCGTGTCGCCCTCCAGATTGGCCTCGACGGTCAGCACCACGTTCTGCCCCGGTTCCAGCACGTCGCGCGCCTGTTCCAGGGTGTCGGAGAACACCGTGACCTCGTAAAGCCCGGTCGGGTCGGAAAGCTGGACGAAGGCGAAGCGGTTGCCCTTGGCCGATTTCTTTTCCTGCCGCGAGGCGACCGAACCCGCCAGCTTGGCCACCAGCGGGCCACGCTCGGCGGCGCGGGTCAGTTCGGCCAGCGTCATCACGTTGCGGCGTTTCAGCGGGCCCATGTAGTCGTCGAGCGGATGGCCGGACAGGTAGAAGCCGATGGCCTGATGCTCCTCGGTCAGCCGTTCCACCGGCAGCCAGTCGTCGCGGCTGCCAAGGCGCGGTTCGGGCAGGTCGGCGCCCGCCTCACCGAACAGCGACACCTGCGCCGAGCCGCGCGCCTCGAAGATCGCCGCCGAATAGGCGCAGAGCCCGTCGAGCGCGTCAAACACCCGGGCCCGGTTGGCGTCGAGCGCATCGAACGCCCCGGCACGGGCCAGCATTTCCAGCGGCCGCTTGCCGACACGCTTCATGTCCACCCGCCGGGCAAAGTCGAACAGGGTGACGAAGGGCTTCTTGCCCCTGCCCTGCACGATCAGCCCCATGGCATCGACGCCGACGTTCTTCAGCGCGCCGAGGCCGTAGACCACCTTGCCATCCTTCACCGTGAAGGTCGCGGCAGAGGCGTTGACGCAGGGCGCCACGGTCCTGATGCCCAGCTTGTCGACCTCGCGCTTGTAGACCGCCAGCTTGTCGGTCAGGTGGATGTCGCAGTTCATCACGGCGGCCATGAATTCCACCGGGTGGTTGGCCTTCAGCCACGCGGTCTGATAGCTGACCACCGCATAGGCCGCCGCGTGCGACTTGTTGAAGCCGTAGTTGGCGAACTTCTCCAGCAGGTCGAACACCTCGCCCGCCTTCTTGGCGTCGATGCCGTGGGTGGCCCTGGCGCCGTTGATGAACTTCGGTCGCTCCTTCGCCATTTCCTCGGCGATCTTCTTGCCCATGGCGCGGCGCAAAAGGTCGGCGCCGCCCAGCGAATACCCCGCCATGACCTGCGCGATTTCCATCACCTGTTCCTGATAGACGATGATTCCCTGCGTTTCCTTCAGGATGTGGTCGATGGTCGGGTGGATCGATTCCAGGTCGCGCAGCCCGTTCTTGACCTCGCAATAGGTCGGAATGTTCTCCATCGGGCCGGGACGGTAAAGCGCCACCAGCGCCACGATATCCTCGATGCAGGTCGGCTTCATGCGGCGCAGCGCGTCCATCATGCCCGAGCTTTCCACCTGGAACACCGCCACCGTCTTTGCCGCCGCGTAAAGCTCATAGCTGGCCTTGTCATCGAGCGGGATGTGCCCGATGTCGTCCTCCACCCCCGGCGGGGGCTGGTAAAGCTGTCGCCCGTCGGGTGCGACATGCAGCGGCCGCCCGCCCGCGCGGATCAGGTCGAGCGCGTTCTGGATCACCGTCAACGTCTTCAGCCCGAGGAAGTCGAACTTCACCAGCCCGGCCGCCTCGACCCATTTCATGTTGAACTGGGTGGCGGGCATGTCCGACTTCGGGTCTTGATAAAGCGGCACCAGCTCGTCCAGCGGCCGGTCGCCGATTACCACGCCCGCGGCATGGGTGGAGGCGTTGCGCAAGAGCCCCTCGATCTGCTGGCCGTATTCCAGCAGGCGCGCCACCACCTCCTCTTTCGCTGCCTCGCGCAGGCGCGGTTCGTCTGCCAGCGCCTTGGTGATGCTGACGGGCTTCACCCCCTCGACCGGAATCATCTTCGACAGCCGGTCCACCTGCCCGTAGGGCATCTGCAGCACCCGCCCCACGTCGCGCACCGCCGCCTTGGACAGAAGCGCGCCGAAAGTGATGATCTGCCCCACCTTGTCGCGGCCATAGCGCGCCTGAACGTATTCGATCACCTCCTGCCGGCGGTCCATGCAGAAGTCGATGTCGAAGTCGGGCATCGACACCCGCTCGGGGTTCAGGAAGCGTTCGAACAGCAGCTTGTAGCGCAACGGGTCCAGATCGGTGATGGTCAGCGCATAGGCGACAAGGCTGCCCGCGCCCGACCCCCGCCCCGGCCCGACCGGGATGCCCTGCTCCTTGGCCCATTTGATGAAATCGGCCACGATCAGGAAGTAGCCGGGAAAGCCCATCTGCTCGATGATGCCCAATTCAAACGCCAGCCGCGCCTCGTATTCCGCCACCGGCACGGCATGGGGAATCACCGCCAGCCGCGCGGCGAGCCCTTCGGCGGCCTGCCGGCGCAGTTCCTGCACCTCGTCATCAGCGAATTTGGGCAGGATCGGCGCGCGCTTGGCGACCTTGAAGGCGCAGCGCCGGGCAATCTCGACCGTGTTTGCCAGCGCCTCGGGCAGATCGGCGAACAGCGCCGACATCTCGGCCTCCGTCTTGAAACAGTGCTGCGGCGTCAGGCGGCGGCGCGGCCCCTGCTGATCGACATAGGCGCCCTCGGCGATGCAGATCAGCGCGTCGTGGGCCTGATACATCTCGGGCTTGGGGAAATACACGTCGTTGGTGGCGACCAGCGGCAGGCCCATCGCATAGGCCATCTCGACCAGGCCGCGCTCGGTCAGCCGCTCGCCTTCCGCCAGCCGCCCGCCCTCGCCGGGGTGGCGCTGCAGTTCGACATAGAGCCGCCCCGGGTAGATCGCGGCCAGCCGGTCCAGCAGCGCCTGCGCCTTGGCCGCCTGCCCGGCCTGAAGCAGCCGCCCCACCGGCCCCTCCGGACCGCCGGTCAGGCAGATCAGCCCCGCACCATGGGCTTCGAGTTCCTCCACCGTCACCTGCGGCAACTGCCCACCCTTGCCGAGGTAGAGGCACGAGTTCAGCTTCATCAGGTTCATGTAACCGGCTTCGTTCTGCGCCAGCAGCACCACCGCCGCCGCCGCCCGCGCCTTTTCGCCCGGTGCCGCCGGGTCATGCGCGACCGAGATCTGGCAGCCCACGATCGGCTGCACCCCCGCGCCTGCGGCCAGCACCGAAAACTCCAGCGCCGCAAACATGTTGTTGGTGTCGGTCACCGCCACGGCGGGCATCGACTGCGCCTGGCAAAGCCCGATCAGCTTCTTCACCGGCACCGCGCCTTCCAGCAGCGAATACTCGGTGTGAACGCGCAGATGGATGAAGCGGGGCGCAGATGCCATGATGACAAGCCTGATTTTGCGGCAGGTCGGGGCTGGGGCTGCCCCTTTTTCCTGCAGGTCGCGGCGGTTCTTTCGGCGGGGGCGGTAAGGTTCCGCTTGCCTTGTGACAGCCTCGCAGGCTTCATGACAGACAGAAAGACGGGGGTAAACCCCGTGGGGCGCGTGGCCCGC is part of the Paracoccaceae bacterium Fryx2 genome and harbors:
- a CDS encoding DUF1489 domain-containing protein — its product is MADHVNLLKLCVGADRVEDLIAWQTSRDWPGGTPVHVTRMWPKREAELLNGGSLYWVFKGVILARQRIVALEEVTGDDGIRRCAIALDAAVIRTEGAARRPFQGWRYLDPAESPRDLPQGRAREEPLPPALAQALAEIGLR
- the hisG gene encoding ATP phosphoribosyltransferase, which translates into the protein MGLKIGVPSKGRLMEKTFEWFGARGITMRQAGAEREYSGAVEGIGGVDLVLLSAGEIPRELAAGRVHLGVTGSDLVRDKLADWPAQVAELAPLGFGHADLIIAVPACWIDVDTLDDLDAAAAAFRAAHGHRLRIATKYHRLVREFLTANGVADYQLVDSQGATEGTVKNLTAEAIADITSSGETLRANHLKVLSDGLVHQSQAVLFASRSADWEAGNRAVLAGLAGRIGVAVPAGL
- the hisS gene encoding histidine--tRNA ligase, giving the protein MSRDKSPRRPKAETPKGFRDYFGAEVTERKAMLDRIAEVYHRYGFDPLETSAVETVEALGKFLPDVDRPNEGVFAWQDEDKDWLALRYDLTAPLARVAAQYRNDLPSPYRRFAMGPVWRNEKPGPGRFRQFYQCDADTVGSASVAADAEICMMLADALEAVGIERGDYVIKINSRKVLNGVMEVAGVLDPSDPDKFAHERGIVLRAIDKIDRLGLVGVQALLGAGRQDESGDFTNGAGLANDQIAVVVGFLNAGNMMFSDSSRMTANRLMQTGQPIAFAGGARANAFALNFLSAVVKNSPTGMEGVHELETIASLLAAQGYGPDRIVIDPGIVRGLGYYTGPVYEAELTFEILDEKGRKRQFGSVAGGGRYDGLVERFTGQKVPATGVSIGVDRLLAALRAKGRAGTDAAGPVVVTVMDRDRMADYMAMVGELRAAGIRAEVYLGNPKQFGNQLKYADKRKSPIAVIQGGDEAARGVVILKDLVLGAQIAQSATLEEWKDRPAQIEVPRDGLVAAVQAMLAR
- a CDS encoding ATP phosphoribosyltransferase regulatory subunit; protein product: MPKSAIRAEAEALFAAFQAAGAVPVEADILLPAETLLDLYGEDIRARAYVTQDPLRGEMMLRPDFTVPVVQAHMAHGAEPARYTYRGEVFRKQDHLGPRASEYLQVGFEVFDRTAPEAADAEVFALFATLLAPLGLRAATGDIGILMAAVRGLATPPRRKAALLRHIWRPRRFRALLDRFAGRVPLPQARVQLLERLAANTPEALMRAAGAMIGLRAAEDIAARAAALIEDAQADPISEAEAASLDELLVLGGPATAALDELRRIGARMPAIAAAVDGFARRLDALRARGIDVDALPFEASHGRSTLEYYDGFVFSFHAADATLPPVASGGRYDALTAVLGQGRSIPAVGGVIRPALVAGLKGGAAWG
- the dnaE gene encoding DNA polymerase III subunit alpha, with translation MASAPRFIHLRVHTEYSLLEGAVPVKKLIGLCQAQSMPAVAVTDTNNMFAALEFSVLAAGAGVQPIVGCQISVAHDPAAPGEKARAAAAVVLLAQNEAGYMNLMKLNSCLYLGKGGQLPQVTVEELEAHGAGLICLTGGPEGPVGRLLQAGQAAKAQALLDRLAAIYPGRLYVELQRHPGEGGRLAEGERLTERGLVEMAYAMGLPLVATNDVYFPKPEMYQAHDALICIAEGAYVDQQGPRRRLTPQHCFKTEAEMSALFADLPEALANTVEIARRCAFKVAKRAPILPKFADDEVQELRRQAAEGLAARLAVIPHAVPVAEYEARLAFELGIIEQMGFPGYFLIVADFIKWAKEQGIPVGPGRGSGAGSLVAYALTITDLDPLRYKLLFERFLNPERVSMPDFDIDFCMDRRQEVIEYVQARYGRDKVGQIITFGALLSKAAVRDVGRVLQMPYGQVDRLSKMIPVEGVKPVSITKALADEPRLREAAKEEVVARLLEYGQQIEGLLRNASTHAAGVVIGDRPLDELVPLYQDPKSDMPATQFNMKWVEAAGLVKFDFLGLKTLTVIQNALDLIRAGGRPLHVAPDGRQLYQPPPGVEDDIGHIPLDDKASYELYAAAKTVAVFQVESSGMMDALRRMKPTCIEDIVALVALYRPGPMENIPTYCEVKNGLRDLESIHPTIDHILKETQGIIVYQEQVMEIAQVMAGYSLGGADLLRRAMGKKIAEEMAKERPKFINGARATHGIDAKKAGEVFDLLEKFANYGFNKSHAAAYAVVSYQTAWLKANHPVEFMAAVMNCDIHLTDKLAVYKREVDKLGIRTVAPCVNASAATFTVKDGKVVYGLGALKNVGVDAMGLIVQGRGKKPFVTLFDFARRVDMKRVGKRPLEMLARAGAFDALDANRARVFDALDGLCAYSAAIFEARGSAQVSLFGEAGADLPEPRLGSRDDWLPVERLTEEHQAIGFYLSGHPLDDYMGPLKRRNVMTLAELTRAAERGPLVAKLAGSVASRQEKKSAKGNRFAFVQLSDPTGLYEVTVFSDTLEQARDVLEPGQNVVLTVEANLEGDTLKLLARAAQPIDAVAAEAGATSLRIHLNRGEAAASVAALFARVLAEGGKGRAAARGQIILCVPDPATGQEIDLTLPRDYPVTPQIKGAIKAMTGVVMVEEI
- a CDS encoding SlyX family protein → MTGIDTEERIAHLTRAVEDLSDMVTRQGREIERLGRRVGLLLEREAEREADSGSAPLADQKPPHW